The following are encoded together in the Tripterygium wilfordii isolate XIE 37 chromosome 18, ASM1340144v1, whole genome shotgun sequence genome:
- the LOC119984167 gene encoding uncharacterized protein LOC119984167 isoform X2 has product MSVFVLFKCRERQPSTDESRQHKSVWAHCRVKQKERPNTMAGKAHVKPAHSLKKNFKVEVVETRTLHRLEPHNIRPSDFTVTYSFCCVFEEGGEVAAATVASMASHYQSQWEFSCDFEVDFQSQENASIVYAALAVDKELQPDKVQRQMTVSDGKLSVHFEAVEARFLRASLSALVDVLTLATKTLEEFGQKMAS; this is encoded by the exons ATGTCGGTGTTCGTTCTGTTCAAATGCAGGGAAAGACAACCATCAACGGATGAAAGCAGGCAGCACAAGAGTGTTTGGGCTCATTGCCGAGTCAAGCAGAAAGAAAGGCCCAATACTATGGCTGGAAAGGCCCATGTCAAGCCAGCccattctttaaaaaaaaatttcaaagtagAGGTCGTAGAAACTAGAACCCTACACCGGCTAGAGCCGCACAACATTCGTCCTTCGGATTTTACGGTTACTTACAGTTTTTGTTGTGTCTTCGAGGAGGGAGGAGAAGTGGCGGCTGCAACCGTTGCTTCCATGGCTTCACATTATCAAAGTCAATGGGAATTCAGCTG TGACTTTGAAGTAGATTTTCAGTCGCAAGAGAATGCTTCAATTGTCTATGCTGCGTTAGCCGTTGATAAGGAG TTGCAACCAGATAAGGTTCAAAGGCAAATGACAGTCTCTGATGGGAAGCTTTCAGT TCACTTTGAGGCAGTGGAGGCAAGATTTCTTCGTGCGTCGTTGTCAGCTTTGGTTGACGTCCTTACGCTTGCTACAAAAACACTTGAAGAATTTGGTCAGAAAATGGCATCGTGA
- the LOC119984167 gene encoding uncharacterized protein LOC119984167 isoform X1, translated as MSVFVLFKCRERQPSTDESRQHKSVWAHCRVKQKERPNTMAGKAHVKPAHSLKKNFKVEVVETRTLHRLEPHNIRPSDFTVTYSFCCVFEEGGEVAAATVASMASHYQSQWEFSCVFACSDFEVDFQSQENASIVYAALAVDKELQPDKVQRQMTVSDGKLSVHFEAVEARFLRASLSALVDVLTLATKTLEEFGQKMAS; from the exons ATGTCGGTGTTCGTTCTGTTCAAATGCAGGGAAAGACAACCATCAACGGATGAAAGCAGGCAGCACAAGAGTGTTTGGGCTCATTGCCGAGTCAAGCAGAAAGAAAGGCCCAATACTATGGCTGGAAAGGCCCATGTCAAGCCAGCccattctttaaaaaaaaatttcaaagtagAGGTCGTAGAAACTAGAACCCTACACCGGCTAGAGCCGCACAACATTCGTCCTTCGGATTTTACGGTTACTTACAGTTTTTGTTGTGTCTTCGAGGAGGGAGGAGAAGTGGCGGCTGCAACCGTTGCTTCCATGGCTTCACATTATCAAAGTCAATGGGAATTCAGCTG TGTTTTTGCCTGCAGTGACTTTGAAGTAGATTTTCAGTCGCAAGAGAATGCTTCAATTGTCTATGCTGCGTTAGCCGTTGATAAGGAG TTGCAACCAGATAAGGTTCAAAGGCAAATGACAGTCTCTGATGGGAAGCTTTCAGT TCACTTTGAGGCAGTGGAGGCAAGATTTCTTCGTGCGTCGTTGTCAGCTTTGGTTGACGTCCTTACGCTTGCTACAAAAACACTTGAAGAATTTGGTCAGAAAATGGCATCGTGA
- the LOC119984165 gene encoding RNA-binding KH domain-containing protein RCF3-like produces MERSRSKRNYYYDQEYDADMGKTKPRFNHHHAGPPPNNRRGGRQSKPQDSPINVTTSYRILCHDMKAGGVIGKSGSIIKSIRQHTGAWINVHELIPGDEERIIEISDTRRRDPDGRMPSFSPAQEALFLIHERILESDAQFPWVGYGGNEEEEYGGGGGGRGGNANRVATRLVVSRMHVGSLLGKGGKIIEQMRMETKTQIRILPRDHNLPRCVSVSEEIVQVVGDMNSVKNAIEIISSRLRESQHRDRSHFHGRIHSPEQVFPPDDDYIPLINNTARRSSMDGPHFGPRLSAAGYRNNNYGHRPSGYAIESGVVPVIANAQTFYGEDLVFRILCPIDKVDRVVGETDGILDLLQNEIGVDVKVADPVDGSDEQIIIISSEEGPDDELFPAQEALLHIQTRIVDLVPDKDGIITTRLLVSSSEIGCLEGREGSLSEMNKLTGANLHILPKEELPGCVSATDELVQIVGEIKAARDALVEVTLRLRRELYREFFQKDTIPSISAPGPVGSTLSVETASPNNITPAHGGLTGSGIAPTTYQNIQITATAQPSKEAGGSAGETVKQIETERREDAPVPVSRIPVPLITRSTFEVVIPDYAVPKLITKSKNKLAQISEISGANVTVVEDRPEVTQKIIQISGTPEQAERAQSLLQGYFLSMQEDGP; encoded by the exons ATGGAGAGATCTAGATCTAAACGGAACTATTACTACGACCAGGAATATGATGCCGATATGGGTAAGACCAAACCCAGGTTCAACCACCACCATGCGGGCCCGCCTCCCAATAACCGCCGCGGTGGTCGGCAGTCGAAACCCCAGGACTCTCCCATCAACGTGACTACAAGCTACCGAATTCTTTGCCACGACATGAAGGCAGGTGGCGTGATTGGGAAGTCTGGGAGCATCATCAAGTCCATAAGGCAGCATACCGGCGCCTGGATCAACGTACACGAATTGATCCCTGGCGATGAGGAGCGGATTATTGAGATTTCCGATACGCGCCGACGGGACCCGGATGGGAGAATGCCATCATTCTCTCCCGCACAGGAAGCTCTGTTTCTCATTCACGAGAGGATATTGGAGAGTGACGCGCAATTTCCGTGGGTTGGGTATGGTGGGAACGAGGAGGAGGAGtacggaggaggaggaggagggagaggAGGGAATGCTAATCGAGTGGCCACGAGGCTTGTGGTGTCGAGGATGCATGTGGGTTCCTTGTTGGGGAAGGGAGGGAAGATAATTGAGCAAATGAGGATGGAGACAAAGACCCAGATTAGGATTCTGCCTAGAGATCACAACCTGCCGCGTTGTGTTTCAGTGTCAGAGGAGATTGTTCAG GTTGTAGGTGATATGAATTCTGTGAAGAATGCCATAGAAATTATTTCATCACGCTTGAGAGAGAGTCAACATCGTGATCGCAGTCATTTCCATGGACGAATACATTCTCCTGAACAAGTGTTCCCTCCTGATGATGATTATATTCCTCTTATTAATAACACAGCACGGCGGTCATCCATGGATGGGCCCCATTTTGGACCGCGATTATCTGCTGCCGGTTACAGAAATAATAATTATGGCCATCGTCCATCTGGTTATGCAATTGAATCTGGGGTTGTTCCAGTTATTGCTAATGCACAGACCTTTTATGGTGAGGACTTGGTGTTCAGAATTCTCTGTCCTATTGACAAGGTCGATAGAGTTGTTGGAGAGACAGATGGTATACTAGACTTACTTCAGAATGAAATTGGGGTGGATGTTAAGGTTGCTGATCCCGTGGATGGGTCAGATGAACAAATAATTATCATTTCTTCTGAGGAG GGTCCTGATGATGAGCTCTTTCCTGCTCAAGAAGCTCTGTTGCATATCCAAACGCGCATTGTTGATCTAGTTCCAGATAAAGACGGTATTATTACAACTAGGTTGCTTGTTTCATCCAGTGAAATTGGGTGTCTAGAGGGAAGAGAGGGATCATTGTCCGAGATGAATAAATTAACTGGCGCAAACCTACATATTTTGCCAAAGGAAGAACTTCCTGGATGTGTCTCGGCAACTGATGAACTTGTACAG ATTGTAGGTGAGATAAAAGCAGCCCGTGATGCTCTTGTTGAGGTGACGTTAAGGCTACGGAGGGAGTTGTACAGGGAGTTCTTTCAAAAGGATACAATTCCCTCAATTTCTGCACCAGGTCCTGTTGGAAGCACTTTATCAGTGGAGACAGCTTCCCCAAATAACATAACTCCAGCTCATGGTGGTCTTACTGGTAGCGGTATAGCTCCTACAACATATCAGAATATTCAAATCACTGCAACGGCTCAGCCATCAAAG GAAGCTGGAGGATCTGCTGGTGAAACAGTGAAGCAGATCGAGACTGAACGCCGTGAAGATGCGCCAGTTCCTGTGAGTAG AATACCTGTACCCCTCATCACTAGGAGTACATTCGAAGTTGTGATACCAGATTATGCAGTTCCCAAGCTCATAACCaaatccaaaaacaagcttGCACAGATCAGTGAG ATATCTGGAGCCAATGTGACGGTGGTAGAAGATAGGCCAGAGGTAACACAAAAGATAATCCAAATATCTGGCACTCCGGAACAGGCAGAAAGAGCCCAAAGCTTGCTTCAAGGATATTTTTTGAGCA TGCAAGAAGATGGACCTTAA